In the genome of Oxalobacter aliiformigenes, one region contains:
- a CDS encoding DEAD/DEAH box helicase: MGMMNFTLKDIKRQFGQKAYSLGLIYAQKKRVLQIHRSGNLIRSQVKESGNQTYQQNIFVKSTTEGLQFQGTCSCPLILNCHHVAAVLLTILQKNENRQKNKTAQAATPLSNWVQRLYTAIRPSSPDALDNKEQDSISPYKLLFVLSPDQSDKRLFLNICRARYKPTGEFLSISPLAEPDTLFSEKPDYFAKEDEESLRLFMALRFGSGQSAPYMAEPKGKLGAQLLQTLIGQQRLFWTNALQDIAKGLVFPLRAAPPRQARLTWNETGTTIKLRWEFVSPAPKSRRASTSIDYILPTEPAWYMENLTCGELILPDNAEYFSISRIQELIVQAPPISARDKKNVSRLLLEKGIENTIPVPEALEETVLENIEPHPVLYLGSKPVIHNEAETPVWFDYAQLKFEYDGQSVFLGSDLPIIRPKNEKAVERIIRDEFSENAMRDMLLSFGFRTVTDTSSPLYPLQGVLDMDSPTEWLHFTQENLSVLEDSGWKIEKSADYRYNLRNIQKWYASVNENDENLDKDWFSLEIGIVVNKKHFPLFPLLYPLIKKYPESFEYKNLERRQDTDSLLATLPDKSRVALPWKMIRPVLRILGELHYLDQPRSSLPLHRLDSARLAELERDLPLQWINGDLLLEMGRKLLAFNGVKIIAPPVSLNATLRDYQIEGLSWMQFLREYGLAGILADDMGLGKTLQTLSHILLEKEAGRLKEPALIVAPTSLMSNWQDEAARFTPSLKVLLLQGKDRSRHFDRIKQSDIVLTTYALLPRDEEVLLNHEFHLLILDESQYIKNIRSKATQIASSLKARHKLCLTGTPLENHLGELWSQFHFLLPGLLGNEKTFNSEFRHSIEKTGDEARQELLNRRIKPFLLRRTKDKVARELPMKTEMVRYVELTSNQRQIYESVRELMDKKVQDEIAKYGIAHCQIIILEALLKLRQVCCDPRLLRGSAYKKSPNASSKLVELMEMLEELLLEKRHILVFSQFTSMLSLIEAELNVRRIPYALLTGDTADRASAIRNFQEGKVSVFLISLKAGGVGLNLTAADTVIHYDPWWNPAVENQATDRAWRIGQDKPVFVYKLIAKGTLEEKIQELQQRKADLASAMLSSGQAQHIQITPEDLQSIFRPLEEQDTIEE; encoded by the coding sequence ATGGGTATGATGAATTTCACGCTGAAAGATATCAAAAGGCAATTCGGGCAAAAAGCATATTCACTGGGTCTGATATACGCCCAGAAAAAACGCGTTTTACAAATACATCGTTCTGGCAATCTGATCCGTTCCCAGGTCAAAGAATCCGGCAACCAGACTTATCAGCAGAATATTTTCGTCAAATCCACGACAGAAGGTCTTCAATTCCAGGGAACCTGTTCCTGCCCGCTGATTTTGAACTGCCATCATGTCGCGGCCGTTCTTCTCACGATTTTGCAGAAAAACGAAAACCGGCAAAAGAACAAAACCGCTCAGGCCGCCACTCCACTGTCGAACTGGGTACAAAGACTTTACACCGCTATCCGTCCATCATCTCCCGATGCACTCGACAACAAGGAACAGGACAGCATATCACCTTATAAACTGTTATTCGTTCTTTCACCCGATCAGTCCGACAAACGCCTTTTTCTCAATATCTGCCGTGCCCGTTACAAACCGACAGGAGAGTTCTTATCGATATCACCTCTGGCCGAACCTGATACACTTTTTTCGGAGAAACCGGATTATTTTGCCAAGGAAGATGAAGAATCTCTGCGCCTTTTCATGGCACTTCGTTTCGGTTCAGGGCAATCAGCGCCTTATATGGCAGAACCCAAAGGGAAACTGGGCGCACAGCTTCTTCAGACACTCATTGGCCAGCAACGGCTTTTCTGGACAAATGCGCTGCAGGATATCGCGAAAGGTCTTGTTTTTCCCCTGCGTGCCGCTCCCCCCAGACAAGCCAGACTGACCTGGAACGAAACCGGAACAACCATAAAATTACGCTGGGAATTTGTCTCTCCTGCACCGAAAAGCCGCCGTGCATCCACCTCGATTGACTACATTCTTCCAACCGAGCCGGCATGGTATATGGAAAATCTCACCTGCGGTGAACTGATCCTGCCGGATAATGCCGAATATTTCTCCATCAGCAGAATTCAGGAACTGATTGTCCAAGCACCCCCCATTTCAGCCAGAGATAAAAAAAATGTATCCCGGCTCCTGCTTGAAAAAGGTATCGAGAACACTATTCCAGTACCTGAAGCACTTGAAGAAACAGTTCTTGAAAATATTGAACCTCATCCCGTTCTTTATCTCGGAAGCAAACCTGTCATTCACAACGAAGCCGAGACTCCCGTCTGGTTCGACTATGCCCAACTGAAATTCGAATACGATGGTCAATCTGTTTTTCTCGGATCTGATCTGCCGATCATACGACCCAAAAACGAGAAAGCCGTCGAACGGATCATCCGGGATGAATTTTCCGAAAACGCGATGCGTGACATGCTCCTGTCATTCGGATTCCGTACTGTAACCGACACATCCTCTCCGCTATATCCTCTTCAGGGAGTACTGGACATGGATTCACCCACGGAATGGTTGCACTTCACGCAGGAAAATTTGAGTGTTCTGGAAGATTCCGGCTGGAAAATCGAAAAATCGGCCGACTATCGCTACAATTTGCGAAACATCCAGAAATGGTACGCCAGTGTCAACGAAAATGACGAGAACCTCGATAAAGACTGGTTCAGTTTGGAAATCGGCATTGTCGTCAACAAGAAACATTTTCCACTGTTTCCTCTTTTATATCCGCTTATCAAAAAATATCCCGAAAGTTTCGAATACAAAAATCTCGAGAGGCGTCAGGATACGGATTCATTGCTGGCCACCTTGCCGGACAAAAGCAGGGTAGCCTTGCCCTGGAAAATGATCAGACCGGTTCTCCGGATTCTGGGTGAACTTCATTATCTTGATCAGCCCAGATCCTCCCTACCGCTTCACCGGCTCGATTCGGCACGTCTTGCCGAACTTGAACGCGATTTGCCACTTCAATGGATCAACGGCGATCTCTTACTTGAAATGGGCAGAAAACTGCTCGCTTTCAACGGGGTCAAAATCATCGCTCCCCCTGTCTCACTGAATGCCACACTGCGAGATTATCAAATCGAGGGGCTGTCCTGGATGCAGTTTTTAAGAGAATATGGCCTGGCAGGTATTCTTGCCGACGATATGGGACTCGGCAAGACCTTGCAGACTCTTTCACATATTCTTCTGGAAAAAGAAGCCGGACGTCTGAAAGAACCGGCCTTAATCGTTGCACCGACAAGTCTGATGAGTAACTGGCAGGATGAAGCCGCCCGTTTTACTCCATCCCTGAAAGTCCTGTTGCTTCAGGGCAAGGACCGTTCAAGACACTTCGACCGGATCAAACAATCCGATATCGTTCTGACAACCTATGCCTTGTTGCCCAGAGATGAAGAGGTATTGCTGAATCACGAATTTCATCTCCTGATTCTGGATGAATCCCAATATATCAAGAATATCCGTTCAAAAGCCACGCAAATCGCGTCATCTCTGAAGGCACGTCACAAATTGTGTCTGACCGGAACTCCCCTTGAAAACCATCTTGGCGAACTTTGGTCCCAGTTTCATTTCCTGTTGCCCGGCCTTCTGGGCAATGAGAAAACATTCAATAGCGAATTCCGTCATTCAATCGAAAAAACGGGAGATGAAGCACGGCAGGAACTTTTGAACCGCCGTATCAAGCCGTTTCTGTTGCGTCGGACAAAAGACAAAGTCGCCCGGGAACTGCCGATGAAAACGGAAATGGTCCGATATGTTGAACTGACCAGCAATCAACGCCAGATTTATGAATCTGTCCGTGAGCTGATGGATAAAAAAGTCCAGGACGAAATCGCCAAATACGGTATTGCACATTGCCAGATCATTATTCTTGAAGCGCTTCTCAAACTACGGCAGGTCTGCTGTGACCCACGACTTTTAAGAGGTTCTGCTTACAAGAAAAGCCCTAACGCCTCTTCCAAACTGGTCGAACTGATGGAAATGCTGGAAGAGCTTTTGCTGGAAAAAAGACATATTCTCGTGTTTTCCCAATTCACCAGCATGTTGAGTCTTATTGAAGCGGAACTGAATGTCCGCCGGATACCTTATGCGTTGCTGACAGGCGATACTGCCGACCGTGCTTCCGCGATCCGCAATTTCCAGGAAGGCAAAGTTTCCGTCTTCCTGATCAGTCTGAAAGCCGGCGGCGTCGGTCTGAACCTGACCGCAGCCGATACCGTTATCCACTATGATCCCTGGTGGAACCCCGCTGTTGAAAATCAGGCAACGGACCGTGCATGGCGTATAGGACAGGATAAACCTGTATTCGTTTACAAACTGATCGCAAAAGGAACTCTGGAGGAGAAAATCCAAGAATTGCAACAACGCAAAGCCGACCTGGCAAGCGCCATGTTGTCCTCTGGACAGGCGCAACACATTCAAATCACGCCGGAAGATCTTCAATCCATTTTCCGCCCGCTTGAAGAACAGGATACGATCGAGGAATGA
- a CDS encoding Dps family protein: MSIPAIEIGISDKDREVISNGLSRMLADSFCLYLKTHNYHWNVKGPMFQTLHVMFMDQYTELWNALDEIAERIRSLGFPAPGTMSEFAKLSAIKEVEGVPSAEDMIRDVIIASQTVTRTAREVLDLADKANDQPTIDLMTQRLQIHEKNAWMLRSLLENGSDDAAMVSGKRKKK, encoded by the coding sequence ATGAGTATCCCAGCAATTGAAATCGGAATTAGCGACAAGGACAGAGAAGTCATCAGTAATGGTTTGTCACGGATGCTTGCTGACAGTTTTTGCCTGTATCTGAAGACTCACAATTATCACTGGAATGTCAAGGGCCCCATGTTCCAGACGTTGCATGTCATGTTCATGGACCAGTATACGGAACTGTGGAATGCACTGGATGAAATTGCCGAACGTATCCGTTCACTTGGCTTCCCTGCTCCCGGAACGATGTCGGAGTTTGCGAAATTGTCTGCCATCAAGGAAGTCGAAGGTGTTCCATCGGCAGAAGACATGATTCGTGATGTGATTATTGCGTCACAGACCGTTACCCGTACGGCAAGAGAAGTACTGGATCTGGCTGACAAGGCCAATGATCAGCCGACAATCGATCTGATGACCCAGCGTTTGCAGATTCATGAAAAGAATGCATGGATGCTGAGAAGTCTGCTGGAAAATGGATCGGATGATGCTGCCATGGTTTCCGGAAAACGCAAGAAAAAATAA
- a CDS encoding 2-dehydropantoate 2-reductase gives MKIAIIGAGAIGGYVGVKLALSGEDVTFIVRGANLEAIKKDGMKLIMEDGTEHVAKNVKATNDYDEAGPQDVVILALKAHQVDAVANDVPKLFGPDTVVVTMQNGIPFWYFHKHGGPHEGQRVQSVDPTGLVSAKIPAERILGCVVYPASALIAPGVVKHIEGDRFPIGELDGTVTERAQKVSEAFIRAGFKSPILENIRAEIWLKLWGNLSFNPISSLSHSTLVDICQYPLSRELAGNMMIEAQRIANKLGIEFRVPLEKRIRGAEKVGKHKTSMLQDVEAGRAPEIDALVGSVVELGRITNTATPHINSVYALVKLLAKTMEEEHGKVKMEPC, from the coding sequence ATGAAAATAGCGATCATAGGAGCCGGAGCGATAGGAGGCTACGTAGGAGTGAAGCTGGCCTTATCCGGTGAAGACGTGACCTTCATAGTAAGGGGAGCGAACCTGGAAGCCATCAAGAAAGACGGCATGAAACTGATCATGGAAGACGGGACCGAGCACGTGGCCAAAAACGTGAAGGCGACCAACGACTATGACGAAGCGGGACCGCAGGACGTTGTCATACTGGCCCTGAAAGCCCATCAGGTAGACGCCGTGGCCAACGACGTGCCGAAACTGTTCGGTCCGGACACCGTCGTCGTGACCATGCAAAACGGCATTCCGTTCTGGTACTTCCACAAACATGGCGGGCCACACGAAGGCCAGCGCGTCCAGAGCGTGGATCCGACCGGGCTGGTCAGCGCCAAGATACCGGCAGAGAGGATTCTGGGATGCGTTGTATACCCGGCCTCCGCCCTGATCGCGCCGGGCGTCGTCAAACACATCGAAGGGGACCGTTTCCCGATCGGCGAACTGGACGGAACCGTCACGGAACGGGCCCAGAAAGTCTCCGAAGCCTTCATTCGCGCCGGCTTCAAATCCCCGATACTGGAAAACATCCGTGCCGAAATCTGGCTGAAACTGTGGGGCAACCTGAGCTTCAACCCGATCAGTTCCCTGTCCCACTCCACCCTGGTCGACATCTGCCAGTACCCGTTATCCCGGGAACTGGCCGGCAACATGATGATAGAAGCCCAGAGAATCGCCAACAAACTGGGCATCGAATTCCGCGTACCGCTGGAAAAACGGATAAGAGGAGCCGAGAAAGTCGGCAAACACAAAACCTCCATGCTGCAGGACGTGGAAGCGGGAAGAGCCCCCGAAATCGACGCGCTGGTTGGATCCGTCGTCGAACTGGGCCGCATCACCAACACAGCCACCCCGCACATCAACTCCGTCTATGCCCTGGTCAAACTGTTGGCCAAAACCATGGAAGAAGAACACGGCAAAGTCAAAATGGAACCGTGTTGA
- a CDS encoding pyridoxal-phosphate-dependent aminotransferase family protein → MAAASHKKITSFHPPQRVLMGPGPSNINPRVLAAMSLPVIGYLDPAFVDMMAELKSLLRYAFQTDYQLTYPISGPGSVGMESCFVNMVAPGDKVVVCRNGVFGGRMIENVERCKATPIIVEGTWGEPVDPNALEDALKKNPDARVVAFVHAETSTGCVSDAKTLAEVAHKYDCLTIVDAVTSLAGCPLYVKDWDLDAVYSASQKCLSCTPGLSPVTYSDRVIDYVTSRKDKVQSWFMDLNLILNYWGNTVRTYHHTAPINGLFALHEALLLLKEEGIENTWARHQRHYQALKAGFEAMGLKFLVKEENRLPQISAIMVPEGINEAEVRAKLLSEFNLEIGAGLGPLAGKIWRFGLMGYTAQSANVMLCLSALGSVLSKMGYPVKVGEAEAAAHQSYANQHASAAAEARSRS, encoded by the coding sequence ATGGCAGCAGCTTCGCATAAAAAAATCACCTCATTCCATCCGCCACAACGCGTCCTGATGGGCCCGGGTCCCTCCAACATCAACCCGCGCGTTCTGGCCGCAATGAGTCTCCCCGTCATCGGTTATCTTGATCCGGCCTTCGTTGACATGATGGCCGAACTCAAATCCCTGTTACGGTACGCCTTCCAGACAGACTACCAGCTGACCTACCCGATCTCCGGTCCGGGTTCCGTCGGCATGGAGAGCTGTTTCGTCAACATGGTAGCCCCGGGAGACAAGGTCGTCGTCTGTCGCAACGGCGTTTTTGGCGGACGCATGATCGAAAATGTCGAGCGTTGCAAAGCCACCCCGATCATTGTGGAAGGTACCTGGGGAGAACCGGTCGATCCGAATGCCCTGGAAGACGCCCTGAAGAAAAACCCGGATGCCCGGGTTGTGGCATTCGTCCATGCCGAAACATCGACCGGTTGCGTCTCCGACGCCAAGACCCTTGCAGAAGTCGCCCACAAATACGACTGCCTGACCATCGTCGATGCCGTCACCTCTCTGGCGGGATGTCCGCTTTACGTCAAGGACTGGGATCTGGATGCCGTCTATTCGGCCAGCCAGAAATGCCTCTCGTGCACCCCGGGTCTGTCGCCGGTCACCTATTCCGACCGGGTCATCGACTACGTCACCAGCCGCAAGGACAAGGTCCAGAGCTGGTTCATGGACCTGAACCTGATCCTGAACTACTGGGGCAACACGGTAAGGACCTATCACCACACCGCACCGATCAACGGTCTGTTCGCCCTGCATGAAGCCCTTCTGCTTCTGAAGGAAGAGGGAATCGAAAACACCTGGGCCCGTCACCAGAGACACTATCAGGCGCTGAAAGCCGGTTTTGAGGCGATGGGACTGAAATTCCTGGTCAAGGAAGAAAACCGTTTGCCGCAGATCAGTGCCATCATGGTACCGGAAGGGATCAATGAAGCGGAAGTCAGGGCGAAACTGCTCTCCGAGTTCAATCTGGAAATCGGTGCCGGTCTGGGTCCGTTGGCGGGCAAGATCTGGCGTTTCGGCCTGATGGGTTATACGGCCCAGTCGGCCAATGTCATGTTGTGTCTGTCGGCTTTGGGATCGGTCTTGTCGAAGATGGGGTATCCGGTCAAGGTCGGCGAGGCGGAAGCAGCGGCTCACCAGTCTTATGCCAATCAGCATGCCAGTGCCGCCGCGGAGGCTCGCTCCCGCTCCTGA
- a CDS encoding YggT family protein encodes MIVDVVTTILGGAFLLRFWIQIVRARPPFQIANFLIQLTDWFIRPLRKTIPGWAGYDWSTLVAAILMAVVSALFDTWLINYFSARIILFLVALSLLNWIIYGFMGLLIIEAIFSWVNPYSPIASFVRDLNRPLLEPVRRFLPTLGGFDFSTLIVFFLLQIVSRTITHLILSNLI; translated from the coding sequence ATGATTGTTGACGTTGTCACCACGATACTGGGTGGTGCGTTCCTGTTGCGATTCTGGATACAAATTGTACGGGCAAGACCTCCTTTTCAAATAGCCAATTTTCTGATCCAGTTAACCGACTGGTTCATCAGGCCACTTCGGAAAACCATTCCGGGATGGGCAGGTTATGACTGGTCGACACTGGTTGCCGCCATTTTGATGGCTGTTGTTTCCGCCCTGTTTGATACTTGGCTGATTAACTATTTCTCAGCCAGAATCATTCTTTTCCTGGTCGCTTTGTCTCTGTTGAACTGGATCATATACGGATTCATGGGGCTTTTGATTATTGAAGCCATTTTCAGTTGGGTCAATCCCTACAGTCCGATTGCATCGTTTGTCCGGGACCTGAACAGACCTTTACTGGAACCTGTCAGACGCTTTCTTCCGACATTGGGAGGATTCGATTTTTCAACGCTGATCGTATTTTTCCTGTTGCAGATCGTTTCCAGAACAATCACCCATCTGATTTTATCGAACCTGATATGA
- a CDS encoding DUF167 domain-containing protein, which yields MTATWLSKTKNSFRIAVQVSPNARKSEIASAKGDVLRIRLQAQPVDGKANEALIQFIAKKLRIPRKNIVISHGLSSKRKLLEVFLPESTLEEIEKRLLSI from the coding sequence ATGACAGCAACGTGGTTATCGAAAACGAAAAACAGCTTCCGGATTGCGGTACAAGTCAGTCCGAATGCAAGAAAATCGGAAATCGCATCTGCCAAAGGAGATGTATTGCGCATACGGTTGCAGGCCCAACCTGTCGACGGTAAAGCCAACGAGGCTCTCATTCAGTTCATCGCGAAAAAACTTCGTATTCCACGCAAAAACATCGTCATCTCACACGGCCTTTCAAGCAAACGCAAACTGCTTGAAGTCTTCCTCCCGGAATCCACCCTGGAAGAGATCGAGAAACGCCTTCTGTCCATTTGA
- the ampD gene encoding 1,6-anhydro-N-acetylmuramyl-L-alanine amidase AmpD produces MNIDSKGWCMTAMRLDSPNQNDRPENQAVDLLVIHNISLPPGEFGGHYITDLFLNRLDCDRHPFFNQLRALKVSSHFLIRRNGSLIQFVSADKRAWHAGVSSYRGRQGCNDFSIGIEIEGTDYVPFAPQQYDTLVSLTAALCRRYPLKAVTGHQHIAPERKTDPGPFFDWHCFREKLEKKNVHSFRNTPLEFWIG; encoded by the coding sequence ATGAATATCGATAGTAAAGGCTGGTGCATGACGGCCATGCGTCTTGATTCGCCGAATCAGAATGACCGTCCGGAAAATCAGGCGGTTGATTTGCTGGTCATTCACAATATCAGTTTGCCGCCCGGCGAGTTCGGTGGCCATTATATTACGGACCTTTTCCTGAACCGTCTTGATTGTGATCGTCATCCTTTTTTTAACCAGCTTCGGGCTCTGAAAGTCTCGTCACATTTTCTCATCAGGCGGAACGGTTCGCTGATACAGTTCGTTTCTGCCGACAAGCGGGCATGGCATGCGGGCGTTTCTTCATATCGCGGGCGCCAGGGATGTAACGATTTTTCCATCGGGATCGAAATCGAAGGAACGGATTATGTCCCGTTTGCACCGCAACAGTACGATACTCTGGTTTCGCTGACGGCCGCTTTATGCCGCCGTTATCCTCTGAAAGCCGTTACTGGCCATCAGCATATCGCTCCGGAAAGAAAGACAGATCCAGGTCCTTTTTTCGACTGGCATTGTTTCAGGGAAAAGCTTGAAAAGAAGAATGTACATTCTTTCAGAAATACACCTTTGGAATTCTGGATCGGATGA
- a CDS encoding GNAT family N-acetyltransferase, with product MILETERLYLRKLETSDFADLCEILQNKNVMYAYEHAFSDEEVHIWLNRQKQRYHDDGFGLWAVILKSSGKLIGQAGITFQKWGKRQVHEIGYLFNQDYWHKGYATETVLACKKYAFQTLGLTEIYSIIRDNNTASQNVAIRNGMKKVGKLVKFYYGFRMPHIVYCVKKESPHSG from the coding sequence ATGATACTGGAAACGGAACGGTTATATCTGAGAAAACTGGAAACAAGCGATTTTGCCGACCTGTGCGAAATCCTCCAGAACAAAAACGTCATGTATGCCTATGAACATGCATTCTCTGATGAAGAAGTCCATATCTGGCTGAACAGGCAAAAACAACGCTATCATGACGATGGATTCGGTTTATGGGCCGTCATTCTCAAATCCAGTGGCAAGCTGATCGGACAAGCCGGGATTACTTTCCAGAAATGGGGAAAAAGACAAGTCCATGAAATCGGTTACCTGTTCAACCAGGATTACTGGCATAAAGGATATGCGACCGAAACAGTTCTGGCGTGCAAAAAATACGCATTCCAGACACTTGGGCTGACCGAAATTTACTCTATCATCCGCGACAACAATACAGCCTCACAAAATGTCGCTATCCGAAATGGCATGAAGAAAGTCGGAAAACTGGTTAAATTCTATTACGGCTTCAGAATGCCACATATCGTCTATTGTGTGAAAAAAGAGAGCCCCCATTCAGGATGA
- a CDS encoding PP0621 family protein, translating into MAWMWLLVLVLVIVAVVVKIRQSLRVFIIRQNPFGRTQDNHPSNNSPRQPLSSSGKYSSGEVEKMVSCEFCEVYVPVSEAVERSGKIFCSHEHSVAYFARKRSS; encoded by the coding sequence ATGGCTTGGATGTGGTTGCTGGTTCTGGTTCTGGTTATTGTTGCCGTTGTTGTAAAAATCCGGCAAAGCTTGCGTGTTTTCATTATTCGGCAAAATCCCTTCGGTCGGACGCAGGACAATCACCCCTCAAACAATTCTCCCCGTCAGCCTTTATCATCATCCGGAAAATATTCTTCCGGTGAAGTTGAAAAAATGGTGAGTTGTGAATTCTGCGAAGTTTACGTGCCTGTTTCGGAAGCTGTGGAACGCTCGGGAAAGATATTCTGTTCTCATGAGCATAGCGTGGCTTATTTTGCCCGCAAGCGTTCATCCTGA
- a CDS encoding YggS family pyridoxal phosphate-dependent enzyme, with protein MSIITDHLKEVKERINQAAQKAERDPSGILLLAVSKTQPVEAILEAAAAGQNAFGENYEQEAVAKIRSIRTNHPDLKLEWHFIGPIQSNKTRAIAEYFDWVHSVDRERIAKRLSDQRPADLPPLNICLQINISGETSKSGISPENLPGLAKAVSVMPRLKLRGLMAIPEPETDPDKQRKPFRAMKALFRQLQEAGFELDTLSMGMSGDMNTAIDEGATTVRIGTAIFGPRNYPVQQ; from the coding sequence ATGTCCATCATTACAGACCACCTCAAGGAAGTAAAAGAACGCATCAATCAGGCCGCGCAAAAAGCGGAGCGCGATCCTTCCGGTATTCTTTTACTGGCCGTATCCAAAACACAGCCTGTTGAAGCGATTCTGGAAGCGGCCGCTGCCGGACAAAATGCCTTCGGTGAGAATTATGAGCAGGAAGCCGTGGCGAAAATTCGTTCCATACGGACGAATCATCCCGATCTGAAGCTGGAATGGCATTTTATCGGTCCGATTCAAAGCAACAAAACACGAGCCATCGCCGAATATTTCGACTGGGTCCATTCTGTCGACCGTGAAAGAATCGCAAAACGGCTTTCAGACCAGCGTCCGGCCGATCTTCCACCTCTGAATATCTGCCTCCAAATCAACATCAGCGGTGAAACCAGTAAAAGCGGTATCTCTCCGGAAAACCTGCCCGGTTTGGCTAAAGCGGTTTCTGTGATGCCTCGTCTGAAACTTCGTGGATTGATGGCCATTCCTGAACCCGAAACCGATCCGGACAAACAGAGAAAACCTTTTCGTGCCATGAAGGCTCTGTTCAGACAATTGCAGGAAGCCGGATTCGAACTGGATACATTATCAATGGGGATGTCCGGCGATATGAATACAGCAATAGACGAGGGTGCAACGACCGTACGTATCGGTACCGCCATTTTCGGCCCACGAAATTACCCGGTGCAGCAGTAA
- a CDS encoding phage holin family protein: MALVDNFAKVAGTLLAIVKTRAELIAIELEEEWVRLLSYLLLSLSALFCLALTVFLAVILVIVLCWDSCRIPAIVGMMVFFGLLTGIIWWSVRRSFRRKPRLLELTRQEIAKDIDRLTPSA; encoded by the coding sequence ATGGCATTGGTCGATAACTTTGCGAAGGTGGCTGGTACGTTGCTTGCCATCGTGAAAACACGGGCTGAACTGATCGCAATCGAGCTGGAAGAGGAATGGGTTCGTCTTCTGTCTTATTTGTTGTTGTCTTTGTCAGCCCTGTTTTGCCTTGCGCTGACGGTGTTTCTTGCCGTCATACTGGTTATCGTGCTTTGCTGGGATTCCTGTCGTATTCCGGCGATTGTCGGCATGATGGTCTTTTTCGGTTTGTTAACCGGCATAATCTGGTGGAGTGTCCGCCGCAGTTTCCGCCGGAAACCAAGGCTGCTTGAACTGACGCGGCAGGAAATCGCCAAAGATATCGACCGTCTGACACCTTCTGCATGA
- a CDS encoding DUF883 family protein, whose product MEILENAGQSGSKIMGSLKSIISDAEKVLENSTAQGSESYQNAKKKLESTISDAKFVLRELNDVVVTKAKDAAVCTAEFAKENPWKTVGIVAAVSVLVGVLIARSRK is encoded by the coding sequence ATGGAAATTCTGGAAAATGCCGGGCAATCCGGTAGCAAAATCATGGGCAGTCTGAAATCGATTATCAGTGATGCCGAAAAGGTGTTGGAAAACAGTACCGCTCAGGGAAGTGAAAGTTATCAGAATGCCAAGAAGAAACTGGAATCGACTATTTCCGATGCCAAGTTTGTCCTTCGGGAGCTGAACGATGTCGTTGTGACCAAGGCAAAGGACGCGGCTGTCTGTACAGCGGAATTCGCCAAGGAAAATCCCTGGAAAACCGTCGGTATCGTTGCTGCCGTGAGTGTTCTGGTCGGAGTTCTGATCGCGCGTTCAAGAAAATAA